ATGAACACCTAAGTGATCTTCTACCCTTTCCATAGTAACAGGTAAAGTGGCAGCACTAGAACTTGTAGAAAAAGCCAGTAATTGAGCTGAAGAAATATTTTTTAAAAACCAAATTGGCGATTTTTTAGCGTATAAAGAAACACATAAAGTGTAAAAAACAATCATTAACAACAAACCTAAAACAACTACTCCAGAATATTTTAACAAGGCTAACAACACATAATAATCATCAGAAGTTACTACAACTGTTGCTAATAAAGAAAAAACTGCATAAGGAGCAAAAAGCATAATAATGTCAATCATTTTTAAAATGACTTCATTTAAAGAATCAAAAAAATTGATTAATGGTTTTGCTTTTTTAGGATCAATTAACAACAAACAAATTCCTAAAAATATGGTAAAGAAAATCACTTGAAGCATACTTTTATTATCACTCATTGCAAAAGTGACATTATCAGGAACTATATCTACCAAAAACTGCAAAGGCCCTTGACTGGTTCTAAGGTTTGCTTCAGAAATTTTGCCTTGCAAGCCTTCATTAGAAACATAATTTTCTTTTAAAGAAGTAATGGTTTCTTGCGAAATTCCATTTCCTGGCTCTAATACATTTACCAAAACCAAACCTATTGTAATGGCTATTACTGTAGTAACTATATAGATACCTATGGTTTTTATCCCCATAGATTTAAATTTTGAAATATCTTTTAAATCAGAAACTCCTTTTATTAAAGAAGCCATAATTAAAGGAATGGCAATTAACTTTAGTAGTTTTACAAATAAAGTTCCAAATGGTTTTACCCAATCAATCGTAAATTGTTTTCCTCCTTGTATGTTAGAAAGTATAATTCCAAAAACAATTCCCAATACAAGACCAATAATAATTTTCCAGTGAAGTGCTAATTTTTTCATGATGGGATTTTTGAGAAACAAAAGTAAAAAAACTTATAAAACTCAAGAACAACCGCAATCATCACTACCACAAGCTTTTTTGCTTTTTTTGAAAAACTTACCATAAAGAATCCAAAGGGCAAAAATGACAGTGGCAAAAACCAGGATGTTTTGTGTTATTTCCATTATTTTAATATTTGAAAAGCAATTAAAGCTGTAAGATACGCAAAACCAGACATCACAAACATCTGTATCATTGGCCATTTCCAACCATTTGTTTCTCTTTTAACAATGGCAATAGTACTCATACATTGCATAGCAAAAGCATAAAACAATAAAATAGAAACTCCTGTAGCAAAAGAATATACTGGTTTTTTAGAATCTTGAAAAACCTCATTTCTCATTCTTTCTTTAATGGTAGATTCTTCTTCGTTTCCTACACTATAAATAGTTGCTAAAGTCCCTACAAACACCTCTCTAGCCGCAAAAGAAGTAATTACAGCAATTCCAATTTTCCAATCATAACCTAAAGGTCTAATTACAGGTTCTATGGTTTTTCCCATAATTCCTATATATGAATTCTCTAACTTATAAGATGAAATTTCTGTTTGTAACTCTTCTTCTGTATGATTAGGGTGATTCTGACTTACAATGGTCTCGGCATTGTTAAAATTATCCCCTGGCCCATAAGAAGCCAATACCCATAATAATATAGATAAAGCCAAAATGATCTTACCCGCTTCAAATACAAAGGCTTTGGTTTTTTCAATCACATTATAGGCTACATTTTTAAATAAGGGTAACTTATAATTAGGCATCTCTACCACAAAATAAGATTTAGAGCCTAGTTTTAATACCTTATCAAGTATGGTTGCAGAAACAATTGCCATTCCAAAACCTAATAAATACAAAGCCATCAGCATTAATCCTTGTACATTAAAAGACATAAATTTTGCCTCGGCAGGAACTATTAAACTAATGATAATTGCATATACTGGTAAACGAGCAGAACAGGTAGTAAAAGGAGTTACCAATATGGTAATCAATCTTTCTTTCCAGTTTTCTATATTTCTAGTCGCCATAATTGCAGGAATTGCACAAGCAGTTCCAGAAATTAAGGGAACAATACTTTTTCCACTTAATCCAAACTTTCGCATGATTTTATCCATTAAAAATACCACACGACTCATATATCCGCTTTCTTCTAACACCGAAGTAAACAAGAATAAAAAGGCAATTTGTGGAATAAAAATCACTACTCCCCCAATACCAGGAATAATTCCTTCGGCCAATAAATCAGTAAAAACTCCTTCTGAAAGATGTGCTCTTGCCATTTCTGAAAACCCTGCAAAAGTTTCATCTATATAATCCATTGGAAATGCTGACCAAGAAAATAATGCTTGAAAAATGCTGAATAAAATGGTAAAGAAAATTAAATACCCAAAGTATTTATGTATCAAAACCTTATCTAAAATAGAACGTAAATCTTTAGCATTTTGTGGATCTTGACGATATGTTTTTTCTAATACTGATTTTATGAATTGATAACGTCTAACAGTCTCTAAATGATGCTTCTTTTTATCATCTTTAGCCAAAACAGAAAATACAGTAGGCTCCTCTATAAAACAAGGTACAACACTTAAATCTTTAAAATCTATAATTAATTTTTTAAGATAAGAGATTCCTTTGTTTTGTTTAGAACTCACAAAAGCAATTTTGGTTTCTAACAAAGCCTCCATCTCTTGCTTGTCGATGTCAATACCTCTAACAGTCATCTGATCCACCATATTGATAGCCAAAATGGTAGGGATTCCCAAATCTTTTACTTGGGAGTATAAAAATAAATTACGCTTTAAGTTTTCTATATCTACTACTACAACGACTACATCAGGATAGTTTTCGTTGGTTTTATCAGACAGTACTTGTACAGCAACATCTTCGTCCAAAGAACTAGCATTTAAACTATAAGTTCCTGGTAAATCAATAACCTCTGCACCAATGATGTTATTTAATTTGGTGTGCCCTACTTTTTTATCTACAGTAATTCCAGGATAGTTTCCAACCTTTTGATTCAACCCAGTTAAACGGTTAAATAAAGAAGTTTTTCCTGTATTTGGATTTCCTATTAAAGCTACTTTAATCTCACTCATAGTTTTTCTACTATTATTTTAGATGCCACTTCTATTCTAATAGCCAAATAGGTTCCGCTAATGTTTAAATAAATTGGATCTTTTAAAGGAGCTCTTTGTAAAACCTCTACATAATTCCCTTCTATACACCCCATTTCAATCAATTTTAACGGAATATCAATTCCATTAAAAGATTTAATAATAGCTCTATCACCTTTAAGCAGATCAGCAATTGTAGATAATTTCATTAAGCTTGTTTAAATTAAATATATTACCTAAGATTTTTTGACACCTAAAAAGGAACTATGCTTGGGTAAAATAAAACGAAAAACAAAGATATAAACTATTTAGATTTATTTAAAATAAACAGACTTTTTTATGGAAAAGAATTTATGGATCCTTGTAAAAAGATGACTAATAATTTGCGATGGCTATTTTTGCCCAATCAATAAGAATTTCTTTTTCAGTTGCAGAAATTTCTCCATGTAAATTTTCATAAGAATCTAATGGCATTTTTCCTTCTTCAACTTCTTCTATTAATTCCTCTAATTTGTGTTTTTTTCTTTTTGTGTTATAGGTAGACCAATCAGAAAAATTTAGATGTTCTTTTCCCTCTTCTACGTGATGATTGATCCAGTAAGAAAGTGGCGCTACATTAGCATACCATGGATATTCTGTTTTGTTACTGTGGCAATCATAACACTTTGATGCTAAAATATTACTCACCTCACTATTAGGAGTTGTTTCTAAAACAAACACTGTTAATTCTCTAGTTTCAGCATCATTTTTTTCAGTTCCAAAAAATTGAGCTATCACTAAAACAATGGCAAGGGTGATGAATATTTTTTTTATCATTTTATTATATTTTAATTTCTAAAGTTGCGTAATAATATCTTGGCTCTGCAGGAATAATCCCAGGACCTGGATACCCTGTTGCTCTACGGGTAAAATAACTATTGTTCAACAAGTTATTAATTCCAGATTCTATTCTAAAATGTTTTGAAAATTTATAAGAGATAGAAAAATCTAAAATATCATAACTTGGAATGGCTCCACTAACATCTTCTTCATTATTTGGATTGTATGGAGAGTTCGTTACATCCGTAAATTGTTCGCTAATATATGTGTATTGTAAACTTGCTAATAAGTTTTTCCATCCAAAACTAGCTCCCGTTTTTAAGTTTAATAATGGAATAAATTCAACTTCATTACCTGCTACACCGTTTTCATCAGACTCTAAATACACAGATTTTGTAATGGCTAAATTGGTAAAAACATCTAAAATAACATTCTTATTGTTTTTAAAATAAGTTTCCTTAATATTCCACTGCAATAAAGATTCTACCCCATAAATAAAAGCAGTACCAATGTTTTTACGAACCCATTGCCCTCTATATGGAGGAGTATTACTAAAAATTTGCCCTATTCTATTTCCGTAAACCAAGGTAAAAATACTAGCATCATAAGAAAATGCTTTTTTCACTTTTCCTCTTACTCCCAAATCTGCTGTAAAACCTGTTTCATCAGTAATGTTAGGATCAATAACAAATGTTGGACTTACAGTTCTAATATCTGAAAAAGTTACTGAACGGTAGTTTTGAGAAAAATTAGTATACAACTCAAATAATTGACTTGGTTTGTAACTTATTCCCAAACCTAAAAGGACAAAGTTTCTAACAAAACTGTTGTTATCATCTTTATGCTCTGAAAACTGTGGATTATTGTTATTGTAAACATAGTAACTACCTCTAGACTTAGTGTTGATGTGCTCAAACCTAAACCCTGGAGTAATACTCAAATGTTTGTTGATGTTAAAAATATGTTCTCCAAATAACGAAGCATTAAAATTTGGAAAATCAAAATCATTTTGATTTGGGTATTGTGCTGCACTTTCATCAAAACTAAAGTCTGCATCTGTTCCTTTAGTTCCTGCACCTTGTCTTTGGGTATTATTCGCTCTATATAACTTTCCTCCTAACAAATAATAGTTGGTGTTTTTTCCTAATTGATAGCTTGATAAAAAACGAGCCTCTGCACCATAATTTCTAAAATCACCAACAATTAAATCTCTATTAAAAATATAACTTCCATCATTATTTTGTTCATCTCCATTAGGATCAAATAAATTAGGCTCTAATAAAATAGGATTTCCTCTAAATCCTACCACTTTTCTATAAGCATCTAAAGCAAACAAACTCACAGTTAATTTAGAAGCATCTGTAATTTGATGCTCAAACTTTAAATTGTACAATTTCCAATCTACTCCAAACCAATTACGCTGTAAATAACTTTGAGTAGGATCTTCTAAAAACTGAACATCAGACAAACCTCCTGGTTGATGTGCGATATAATTAAAAGATGACAATTCAAAAGCAATATTGGTATCTACATTAAAATCATATCCTAAATGGGCAAAGAAATTATTAGACTTATAGTCTGAATTAGGTCTAAAACCATCTCCTTGTTTTCCATTGTAATAAGCATAATAGTTAAATTTATGCGAAGTACCACTAATAGAACTAAAATTAGATAATGTTCCAAAAGAACCTACAGTATTACGAGTAATTACTTCTACAGGCTTATTTACAGGTTTTTTAGTGATAAAATTAATCAATCCTCCAAATTGAGTTCCATATTGTAAAGAGGCTGCACCACGTATTACTTGAATTTGTTCTAAAGCTTCTGTAGGTGGTGTATAATAACTTTCTGGATATCCTAACACATCGGCACTAATATCATAGTCATTTTGGCGAGTATTAAAGTTGGCTGTTCTGTTTGGGTCTAATCCCCTACCTCCAATGTTTAATTGCAGTCCACCATCATTACTATCATAAATATTTAACCCAGCTACTTTGGCAAAAACTTGTCTAGGATTGTTGGTAGCTTTGTTTCCAACCACTAAATCTAAATTGACTACTTCTGTTTTTTTACCTGCGTAAATATGGGTTCCCACTACAGGTTTTAAAGTGGTTAAGCCATAATTAATTCGTTTTTTTGCATTCAATACCACCTCAGACAATTCCTCTTGCAAAGGCGTTAAATACAAAGTAATGGTTTGATGATCTTTAAAACTAAAATCTTTTTCTACTACAGCATATCCAAAATAAAAGAAGGTTAAATGTAGAGAGGTCTTTTCAAAATCGGCATTAATAAGTCCTGACTGATTGGTAAGACCAATATATGTTTTTTGTTCTGCCACAACCTGTACTCCTTCTAAAGGTTGTTTGGTTACTTTATCTAGTATTTTAAAAGTTACTTGATAAGCAAAACTTGTTTGCGTTAATAACAGCAGTACTACTAATATTTTAAAATCCTTTAATTTCATCATTCAAGGGTAAAATCCATGTTTTGTTATGAAACCCCTCTTTTTGTTGATATAAATCTATTTTAGGATCAATAAAAAGTTGATTTAAACGTCCATTTAAGGCAACATAACTTTTTGCAAAAATTTGTATGTTTTGATGTCCTTGACTTTTAAAATGATCTCCTAATAAATGAGCATATTCCAAAATAAAATCTGGTTGAAAACTCATTTGTTTGATTTGAAAAGATGTTAAAAAATCAGTATTATCTACATAAAACTGCTTTCCACTAACACTATCTTTTACGTAAAAAGTAGTATATCCTACTTTTTCCATCAACATTACTCGCCAAGAAAATCGAAATCCCTGTTCTGTCCAAAACAATTCACCAGGGTAACACAAATTTCTGAAGGGCAAAAATAGTTGAATTACAAAAAATAGACTAATTATAAATAAGATATTTTTAGGTCTTTTATAGGTATACAACTCTTTTGTTAAAACTGTTGATTTTGCAGAAATTTTTAAAACTTTTTTTAGTCCATTGATAAACTTTTCATGCAGACTACTGTCAAAGAAAATTAATGTTGCACAAATCATGATATATGGAAACATCCCTATGTTAAAAAGAATTCGTGTAAAAATGTGGAAGACCACAACTGCTACAAAAGCAAAAGGTCTGGTTTTACGAATTAACAATAAAAAAGGAATGGTTAAATCATAAATAGCACCACTCCAACTCATGGCATAATGAAACCAAGTTTGATTCATAAATCCCCCAACCAAAGGCAAATCTGTTTTGGTAGACAACCATATTTTTAGAGGCTGTGCTCTAAATAACCAATCGGAATTTAATTTGGCCAAACCGGCATAAAAATAAACAATCCCTAAAAGTAGTTTAATACTGTCTACTGTCCAACTTGGTACAAAAGCATAAGCTAATCCCCTATTTTTTGCATCTAAAGAAAAGGTAGCGTTTAAAGGCAAAAAGCAGAGTAAAAAACTCATGATACTTACAAAGTAATAGTGATTTAAATATGTGGTTTTGTCTATTAATTCTATATAAGTAAAAGACAAGAAAAACAAAATCATTGAGATTCTATATTTAAACCCAAGTATGATTCCCACACAAGCTAACATTGCCAAAGCAAATAATGCATAGGTGTATACGCCTAGTGTTTTAACCCACTCAAAGCCATAATAAGTAAAATGCCATTTGGGCTTGATATAGAATTGCTCTACCCAATCCATAGACACAAAACGGATTAGACTAACCAGCATTAAGACACCAAATAGTACACGAAAAGCAGCTAAAGTAGCTGCTTTTGTTTTATGGTTTTGTATGTAGTTTTTTAAAGTATTCATGACTAGTCTCCGTCTGAATCTACATAATCTTGATTAACACTTAAAGCTTGAAAAATATTTGTTTTAAATAAGAATACATACTCTTGAATATTGTTAAACATAGTAATCATTTTGCTATTATCTGTTTCTACTTGTGTTACAAAATCAGTAGCTAAACTTTCTGAGGCAGTTGTTATGTTTGTGAATTTAATATCAACAAAATCTGTTATTTTATAATTTTTGTTATCATTACTAATATATACTTCTGCATTTAAATAATCTAAATAGGTTTTTAAACCTGCTCCTGTAGTACTTCCATCATAAGAAATACCGTAGTAAAAGTTGTTTATAGCTTTAAAAGATTCTTCAAAAAACTCTTTTGAATGTTCCGAGCTATAATAAGACTCTACTGCTTCAGCATTTTTAAGATTGTCTCTTTTTCCAGATGGAGTTGCAATTTTATTTTCTCTAAAACCTTGCTCAACATAATTGATATAATCGTTTACCATTTTATCAAAAGATGCATTGGCATTAGAACCATTATTTGCAATAATACTAGCGGCATTGTTTTGCCAATAAGTTTTCGATGTATTTGTTAAGGCAATCATTCTATTTAAAACCTTAGTTAAATAAGCTTTGTACTTATCTTTTGTAATGTCAGAAGTAAACTTAGTTAAAGCATCGTCTTTATTAATTAAATAGTCAAAAGCAGCAAAACCTTGTTCATCAATACTTCCTGATTTGGTAAAATCAATTTGATTGATTTCAGAAATAGAACCTTCTAAATTACTTTCTAAGGTAGTATCATCTTCATTGGAATTAGGAAATGGAACCGTACTTGTTTCTCTATCTATAGGATAGGTATTCATATAAATACGTGTATCCCCTTGCAATTCAAACATGGCTACATGTTGCCAAACTTTTTGAGCTTGGAATAAAGCTTGTTGTAAATCACCAATTGTATTTGGGTCAGGTGATGATATAAATGTATTTGACTTAACTTCTAAGTCATTCATTTTGATTTTAAAATCTGCATATGCAGGTAACACAAGATTATTAACCCAATTAGTTAAAACAGATTCGCGATTATAACCATCGCCATCAATATTATTTTCTTTTACACAAGAATAAAAGAAAGTAGAGATTAACAAAATACTAAGTGTCTTTTTCATTTGATTATCTTTTACAAAATGAGATGCAAAAATATAGAAAATTGAGGTATTCTAAATTAATAGCCTACCTCAATTTTTTAAATTGTATTAAAAACGATTTATTGGTTTACTTGCTCTAAGTTAAAATCGTATTTCTCTAAAATTTCTTCAGAAATTTCTTCTAATTTATCAGCTGTTAAATCGTAGAATCCATTAGTACTTCCATATAATTTAGTTAATAATGCATCTACTTCTGCCTTTGTAAAGTATGGCGCTTTAGTTTCTACGTTATAAGTAAACTGTAAAGAGTAAATAAATCCATATCCCTCTGACAATGCGTGAAAAGCAGCTCTTGATTCATCACCATCAATACTAGCTTTAGCTTTTTGTAAGTAATATACTCCTCTTGCAGCAGGAATTTTAGAAATTTGATATCTGATTACTTCAACAGCAGCATCTCTAACATCATATTTTTTAGCAACTATTGCTGCTCTACCAATTAAGAATGCTTTTTTAACGATTTCACGAATGTTAGAAAAGTATGATTGCCCTGCTACTTCTTCTAAATAATGACCTAATAATTTATCAGCATCTCCTGCTCCATATACATAACCATAAGCCTCATCAAAATGGTGCTCCATAGTTGTAGAACCATCAGTGCTTGCTACCGCATCGTTTTCTGTTCTATAAGCATTAGACCCATCAAAATTATCATCTAATCTGTTAAAGTAGTGGTTTAATGTTTGATCTATAGCCAAAGCACCAATCAATCCTTTGTAAAAAGCTTGATTATATTCTAATCCTTTTTCGTTAAAATAACGTTTCCCATCATAAATACCAGCTACACCTTGGCTAGCTTCTTTATCACTAGCTATTACCGCTAATTGGTTAGTTAAATAAGAATCAAAATCTGCTTTTATAGCATCAGCATCATTTTGATTAGTAGCATATAAACCTACAGAGGCAGCTACTTTACTTCTTACATTTTTACTTCCGTTTAAAGAAGCATCGGTAAATGAAACAGCTTGGTTAAATCTATTTGTAAAATCTTCTTGTGTAGGTAATGGATTTGTTTGAGTTAATAAAGCTCCAATCTCATTTACCTGCAATAAACGTGTAGTTTGTCCTGAATAATCTACAGTAGTAGTTTCATTTCTAGAAAACTCATAATTTTCAGGAACTGTTAATCCTGTTACATCAATATCTTCAAGATTCTTAGCATGTTTGATAATATCTTCTATATCATCTCCTCCTTTAGAACATGATGTAAAAAAAGCTCCAGCTGCAACTAATACCGCTAATGTTAATTTTGTGATTTTCATTACTATTTATTTAGACTTGTTTTAATTTGTTTTTTAAATACGTTGCAAATATACAGACCAATTCTAAATAAACAAATCTTATTTTAATTTATTATAAATAAAGCTACGAAAAGGTTTTCGTGTAAGTAAGGCTATTACTTGCTAATAAATAAAGAGAAAATGAGATGAAAAAACTTAAAACACCTGTAAAGCAACATTATAAGTGCTCTCAAAACGCAAAGAATTTACACCCGTATTTACTTGTTGCTGTGTAAAGTATGACAGCATTTTTTCTGTAGGCATATTCCCTGTTAAGGCATCTGTAGCCATAGGACAACCACCATATCCTTTAATAGCACCATCAAAACGAATACAACCACTCTTAAAAGCTGCATCTATTTTTTCATGCCATTGGTTTGGTGTCGTATGTAAATGTGCCCCAAATTCAACTCTTGGATAAGCCGGTATTAAATGAGAGAATAAGTATTGAATAACTTCAGGTGTTGAGCTACCCACAGTAT
Above is a genomic segment from Wenyingzhuangia fucanilytica containing:
- a CDS encoding dicarboxylate/amino acid:cation symporter, with translation MKKLALHWKIIIGLVLGIVFGIILSNIQGGKQFTIDWVKPFGTLFVKLLKLIAIPLIMASLIKGVSDLKDISKFKSMGIKTIGIYIVTTVIAITIGLVLVNVLEPGNGISQETITSLKENYVSNEGLQGKISEANLRTSQGPLQFLVDIVPDNVTFAMSDNKSMLQVIFFTIFLGICLLLIDPKKAKPLINFFDSLNEVILKMIDIIMLFAPYAVFSLLATVVVTSDDYYVLLALLKYSGVVVLGLLLMIVFYTLCVSLYAKKSPIWFLKNISSAQLLAFSTSSSAATLPVTMERVEDHLGVHKEVSSFVLPVGATINMDGTSLYQAVAAVFIMQVLWPEGLTFQHQITIVLTALLASVGSAAVPGAGMVMLIIVLDSIGFPKDLLPIGLALIFAVDRPLDMFRTTVNVTGDATVALIVDKSERV
- the feoB gene encoding ferrous iron transport protein B, which translates into the protein MSEIKVALIGNPNTGKTSLFNRLTGLNQKVGNYPGITVDKKVGHTKLNNIIGAEVIDLPGTYSLNASSLDEDVAVQVLSDKTNENYPDVVVVVVDIENLKRNLFLYSQVKDLGIPTILAINMVDQMTVRGIDIDKQEMEALLETKIAFVSSKQNKGISYLKKLIIDFKDLSVVPCFIEEPTVFSVLAKDDKKKHHLETVRRYQFIKSVLEKTYRQDPQNAKDLRSILDKVLIHKYFGYLIFFTILFSIFQALFSWSAFPMDYIDETFAGFSEMARAHLSEGVFTDLLAEGIIPGIGGVVIFIPQIAFLFLFTSVLEESGYMSRVVFLMDKIMRKFGLSGKSIVPLISGTACAIPAIMATRNIENWKERLITILVTPFTTCSARLPVYAIIISLIVPAEAKFMSFNVQGLMLMALYLLGFGMAIVSATILDKVLKLGSKSYFVVEMPNYKLPLFKNVAYNVIEKTKAFVFEAGKIILALSILLWVLASYGPGDNFNNAETIVSQNHPNHTEEELQTEISSYKLENSYIGIMGKTIEPVIRPLGYDWKIGIAVITSFAAREVFVGTLATIYSVGNEEESTIKERMRNEVFQDSKKPVYSFATGVSILLFYAFAMQCMSTIAIVKRETNGWKWPMIQMFVMSGFAYLTALIAFQILK
- a CDS encoding FeoA family protein; this encodes MKLSTIADLLKGDRAIIKSFNGIDIPLKLIEMGCIEGNYVEVLQRAPLKDPIYLNISGTYLAIRIEVASKIIVEKL
- a CDS encoding heme-binding domain-containing protein; translation: MIKKIFITLAIVLVIAQFFGTEKNDAETRELTVFVLETTPNSEVSNILASKCYDCHSNKTEYPWYANVAPLSYWINHHVEEGKEHLNFSDWSTYNTKRKKHKLEELIEEVEEGKMPLDSYENLHGEISATEKEILIDWAKIAIANY
- a CDS encoding TonB-dependent receptor family protein — encoded protein: MKLKDFKILVVLLLLTQTSFAYQVTFKILDKVTKQPLEGVQVVAEQKTYIGLTNQSGLINADFEKTSLHLTFFYFGYAVVEKDFSFKDHQTITLYLTPLQEELSEVVLNAKKRINYGLTTLKPVVGTHIYAGKKTEVVNLDLVVGNKATNNPRQVFAKVAGLNIYDSNDGGLQLNIGGRGLDPNRTANFNTRQNDYDISADVLGYPESYYTPPTEALEQIQVIRGAASLQYGTQFGGLINFITKKPVNKPVEVITRNTVGSFGTLSNFSSISGTSHKFNYYAYYNGKQGDGFRPNSDYKSNNFFAHLGYDFNVDTNIAFELSSFNYIAHQPGGLSDVQFLEDPTQSYLQRNWFGVDWKLYNLKFEHQITDASKLTVSLFALDAYRKVVGFRGNPILLEPNLFDPNGDEQNNDGSYIFNRDLIVGDFRNYGAEARFLSSYQLGKNTNYYLLGGKLYRANNTQRQGAGTKGTDADFSFDESAAQYPNQNDFDFPNFNASLFGEHIFNINKHLSITPGFRFEHINTKSRGSYYVYNNNNPQFSEHKDDNNSFVRNFVLLGLGISYKPSQLFELYTNFSQNYRSVTFSDIRTVSPTFVIDPNITDETGFTADLGVRGKVKKAFSYDASIFTLVYGNRIGQIFSNTPPYRGQWVRKNIGTAFIYGVESLLQWNIKETYFKNNKNVILDVFTNLAITKSVYLESDENGVAGNEVEFIPLLNLKTGASFGWKNLLASLQYTYISEQFTDVTNSPYNPNNEEDVSGAIPSYDILDFSISYKFSKHFRIESGINNLLNNSYFTRRATGYPGPGIIPAEPRYYYATLEIKI
- a CDS encoding HTTM domain-containing protein, which translates into the protein MNTLKNYIQNHKTKAATLAAFRVLFGVLMLVSLIRFVSMDWVEQFYIKPKWHFTYYGFEWVKTLGVYTYALFALAMLACVGIILGFKYRISMILFFLSFTYIELIDKTTYLNHYYFVSIMSFLLCFLPLNATFSLDAKNRGLAYAFVPSWTVDSIKLLLGIVYFYAGLAKLNSDWLFRAQPLKIWLSTKTDLPLVGGFMNQTWFHYAMSWSGAIYDLTIPFLLLIRKTRPFAFVAVVVFHIFTRILFNIGMFPYIMICATLIFFDSSLHEKFINGLKKVLKISAKSTVLTKELYTYKRPKNILFIISLFFVIQLFLPFRNLCYPGELFWTEQGFRFSWRVMLMEKVGYTTFYVKDSVSGKQFYVDNTDFLTSFQIKQMSFQPDFILEYAHLLGDHFKSQGHQNIQIFAKSYVALNGRLNQLFIDPKIDLYQQKEGFHNKTWILPLNDEIKGF
- a CDS encoding imelysin family protein, with amino-acid sequence MKKTLSILLISTFFYSCVKENNIDGDGYNRESVLTNWVNNLVLPAYADFKIKMNDLEVKSNTFISSPDPNTIGDLQQALFQAQKVWQHVAMFELQGDTRIYMNTYPIDRETSTVPFPNSNEDDTTLESNLEGSISEINQIDFTKSGSIDEQGFAAFDYLINKDDALTKFTSDITKDKYKAYLTKVLNRMIALTNTSKTYWQNNAASIIANNGSNANASFDKMVNDYINYVEQGFRENKIATPSGKRDNLKNAEAVESYYSSEHSKEFFEESFKAINNFYYGISYDGSTTGAGLKTYLDYLNAEVYISNDNKNYKITDFVDIKFTNITTASESLATDFVTQVETDNSKMITMFNNIQEYVFLFKTNIFQALSVNQDYVDSDGD
- a CDS encoding DUF4856 domain-containing protein is translated as MKITKLTLAVLVAAGAFFTSCSKGGDDIEDIIKHAKNLEDIDVTGLTVPENYEFSRNETTTVDYSGQTTRLLQVNEIGALLTQTNPLPTQEDFTNRFNQAVSFTDASLNGSKNVRSKVAASVGLYATNQNDADAIKADFDSYLTNQLAVIASDKEASQGVAGIYDGKRYFNEKGLEYNQAFYKGLIGALAIDQTLNHYFNRLDDNFDGSNAYRTENDAVASTDGSTTMEHHFDEAYGYVYGAGDADKLLGHYLEEVAGQSYFSNIREIVKKAFLIGRAAIVAKKYDVRDAAVEVIRYQISKIPAARGVYYLQKAKASIDGDESRAAFHALSEGYGFIYSLQFTYNVETKAPYFTKAEVDALLTKLYGSTNGFYDLTADKLEEISEEILEKYDFNLEQVNQ